A single Ochrobactrum sp. BTU1 DNA region contains:
- the flhA gene encoding flagellar biosynthesis protein FlhA, with protein MQQAVAKPLTKRGILTGGDMGLAAGIVIILTVLFLPVPAVVLDIGLAFSIAFSVLILMVSLWIQRPLDFSAFPTVLLIATMMRLSLNIATTRVILTHGNEGYLAAGHVIHGFSQFVMGGDFVIGLVVFTILIIVNFLVITKGATRIAEVGARFTLDAIPGKQMAIDADLSSGLIDEKQAQHRRRELEEESSFFGSMDGASKFVRGDAIAGLIITAVNIFGGIIIGVTRHGMDISEAADVFTKLSVGDGLVTQIPALIVSLAAGLLVSKGGTRGSADQAIFGQLGAYPKALLIAAFLLFVLGIMPGLPAFPFFLLGGAMAFVGIAVPRRQARQREAEEAEAQSKQRDAEDLERNSVKASLETTQIELCLGKQLSARLIASQQELAHRVAKMRKKFAQEYGFVIPEIKVTDDISLPPKSYRIKIHGTAVASHELRVGEILVVLGERPLPSIPGEEVREPAFGMRAYSVPETFASDLRRDGYMTVDNLSVLLTHLSEIVRNNLAQLLSYKDMRILLDRLGPEYRKLLDDICPANISYSGLQAVLKLLLAERVSIRNLHLILESIAEIAPLVRRPEMIVEHVRMRMAQQICGDLSDNGVLNVLRLGNRWDLVFHQSLKRDNKGEIVEFDIDPRQLEQFGTEATTAIRKHFDSGERFVLVSSPEARPYIRMIIERLFATLPVLSHVEIARGVEVKSLGAIS; from the coding sequence GTGCAGCAGGCAGTAGCTAAGCCATTGACAAAACGTGGAATTCTGACCGGTGGCGACATGGGCCTTGCTGCCGGTATCGTCATTATTTTGACAGTGCTTTTCCTGCCGGTTCCAGCGGTTGTTCTGGATATCGGCCTTGCTTTCTCGATTGCTTTCTCCGTTCTTATCCTTATGGTTTCGCTGTGGATTCAGCGCCCGCTTGATTTTTCGGCGTTCCCGACGGTGCTGCTTATTGCGACCATGATGCGTCTGTCGCTCAATATTGCGACGACACGCGTGATCCTGACCCATGGTAACGAGGGCTATCTGGCGGCAGGCCATGTTATTCATGGCTTTTCGCAGTTTGTGATGGGCGGTGATTTTGTCATCGGTCTTGTGGTTTTCACCATCCTCATCATCGTCAACTTCCTGGTTATCACCAAGGGCGCGACACGTATTGCGGAAGTAGGTGCCCGCTTCACGCTCGATGCTATTCCCGGTAAGCAGATGGCGATTGACGCCGATCTTTCGTCGGGTCTGATCGACGAAAAGCAGGCACAGCATCGCCGTCGTGAACTGGAAGAAGAAAGCTCGTTCTTCGGTTCGATGGACGGTGCGTCCAAGTTCGTCCGCGGTGATGCGATTGCCGGTTTGATCATCACCGCTGTCAATATTTTCGGCGGGATTATCATTGGCGTTACCCGCCATGGTATGGATATTTCGGAAGCTGCTGACGTCTTCACCAAGCTCTCGGTTGGTGACGGTCTGGTTACGCAGATCCCTGCGCTGATCGTTTCGCTCGCAGCAGGTCTTCTGGTGTCCAAAGGCGGGACCCGCGGTTCCGCAGATCAGGCGATCTTTGGCCAGCTCGGCGCTTACCCCAAGGCGCTTTTGATTGCTGCCTTCCTTCTCTTTGTTCTCGGCATCATGCCAGGCCTCCCGGCTTTCCCGTTCTTCCTGCTTGGTGGTGCGATGGCATTTGTCGGTATTGCCGTGCCACGCCGTCAGGCGCGTCAGCGCGAGGCAGAAGAGGCAGAAGCACAGTCGAAGCAGCGTGACGCAGAAGACCTGGAACGCAACTCGGTCAAGGCTTCGCTGGAAACCACACAGATTGAACTTTGCCTGGGCAAGCAGCTTTCCGCACGCCTTATTGCTTCGCAGCAGGAACTTGCGCACCGCGTTGCCAAGATGCGCAAGAAGTTTGCGCAGGAATATGGTTTCGTCATCCCAGAGATCAAAGTTACCGACGATATTTCGCTGCCGCCAAAGAGCTATCGCATCAAAATTCACGGTACCGCAGTTGCGAGCCATGAATTGCGGGTCGGTGAAATTCTCGTGGTGTTGGGCGAGCGTCCATTGCCATCCATTCCGGGTGAGGAAGTACGGGAACCAGCTTTCGGTATGCGTGCTTATTCCGTGCCCGAGACTTTTGCTTCAGATCTTCGCCGCGATGGCTATATGACTGTCGACAACTTGTCGGTTCTGCTTACCCATCTTAGCGAAATCGTGCGCAATAATCTGGCGCAGCTTCTCTCCTACAAGGATATGCGTATTCTGCTGGACCGCCTTGGTCCGGAATACCGCAAGCTTCTGGATGACATTTGCCCAGCCAATATTTCCTATTCTGGTTTGCAGGCAGTCTTGAAGCTGTTGCTTGCGGAGCGCGTCTCGATCCGCAATCTGCATCTTATTCTCGAATCCATCGCCGAAATTGCACCTCTGGTCCGTCGACCGGAGATGATCGTCGAGCATGTTCGGATGCGGATGGCGCAGCAGATATGCGGCGATCTTTCAGACAATGGTGTTCTGAACGTGCTTCGTCTTGGTAATCGTTGGGACCTCGTGTTCCACCAGAGCCTCAAGCGCGACAACAAGGGTGAAATCGTCGAATTTGACATCGACCCGCGCCAGCTTGAGCAGTTCGGCACAGAAGCAACCACAGCAATCCGCAAACATTTCGATAGTGGCGAGCGTTTCGTCCTCGTTTCTTCGCCGGAAGCGCGCCCTTACATCCGAATGATTATCGAGCGGCTGTTTGCAACGCTTCCCGTGCTTTCACATGTGGAGATTGCGCGTGGTGTCGAAGTGAAATCGCTCGGCGCGATTTCCTGA
- the fliR gene encoding flagellar type III secretion system protein FliR: MPITQLPINELVFAAMLAFCRVGACLMLMPGISSGRIPLQVRLFIALACSFAVLPLVIQNIAPSLDGSHPLAMFRLMLSEMFIGGVIGILAHIYFWALQFMANMMAMAVGYSGTPADAITEAEPQATLATIVTFSALFLFFVTDLHLEILRALLSSYTAIPVDGHFRPDAAMIDISDALSTAFLATLRIAAPFIVFAILVNFAIGLINKLTPTIPIYFVSMPFVLGGGLLVVYFILPELLRFFTGEAATQLRDLF; the protein is encoded by the coding sequence TTGCCCATCACGCAACTGCCGATCAATGAACTTGTCTTTGCGGCCATGCTTGCATTCTGCCGCGTTGGCGCGTGTCTGATGCTGATGCCCGGCATTTCAAGCGGACGCATTCCCTTGCAGGTACGATTGTTTATCGCGCTTGCCTGTTCATTTGCGGTCTTGCCTTTGGTGATCCAAAATATTGCTCCGAGCCTTGATGGCAGCCATCCGCTCGCGATGTTCCGCCTCATGCTCAGCGAAATGTTCATCGGAGGGGTGATCGGGATTCTGGCGCATATCTATTTTTGGGCATTGCAGTTTATGGCCAACATGATGGCAATGGCGGTTGGTTATTCGGGTACCCCAGCAGATGCGATTACGGAAGCAGAACCACAGGCAACGCTTGCGACCATTGTTACTTTCAGCGCGCTATTCCTATTTTTCGTCACGGATTTGCATCTTGAAATTCTGCGAGCACTGCTGAGCTCCTATACGGCTATCCCTGTTGACGGGCATTTCAGGCCTGATGCTGCGATGATCGACATCAGCGATGCGCTTTCTACAGCATTTCTGGCGACGTTACGCATCGCAGCACCCTTTATCGTGTTTGCGATTCTGGTCAATTTCGCCATCGGTCTTATCAATAAGCTGACGCCGACGATCCCGATCTACTTTGTGTCGATGCCCTTCGTGCTGGGCGGGGGGCTTCTGGTTGTCTACTTCATCCTGCCCGAATTGCTGCGTTTTTTCACCGGCGAAGCTGCAACGCAGCTGCGCGATCTGTTCTGA
- a CDS encoding rod-binding protein: MAINPPSDLVMDVARAADPQAYRLAAERLKSISASTGPVGADTDTGKNFVSFSESLASGVRFNPQGANTVNPAYRKFEAFMLQSFVQSMFTSDTTATFGKGIAGEYWKSMMAEAMANKMADTGGVGIAKMLEAQAAQKVRAENSSTLALGGVIDDLGQGMNTDAVSKDIVHGFERQLIQKQLGNNDSGDRARS, from the coding sequence ATGGCGATTAATCCGCCGTCAGATCTGGTTATGGACGTGGCGCGTGCGGCTGACCCGCAGGCGTATCGCCTTGCGGCAGAGCGTCTGAAATCCATATCGGCAAGCACTGGTCCCGTGGGCGCTGATACGGATACGGGAAAAAACTTCGTCAGTTTTTCTGAAAGCCTGGCTTCAGGCGTTCGGTTCAATCCGCAAGGGGCGAACACAGTCAACCCGGCTTATCGGAAGTTTGAAGCTTTCATGCTGCAATCTTTCGTCCAGTCGATGTTTACCAGCGATACGACGGCCACCTTCGGCAAGGGCATCGCAGGCGAATACTGGAAATCAATGATGGCCGAAGCGATGGCGAACAAGATGGCCGATACCGGCGGCGTTGGTATCGCAAAAATGCTTGAAGCGCAGGCAGCGCAGAAGGTGCGCGCGGAAAACTCGTCAACCTTGGCCTTAGGAGGCGTGATCGACGATCTGGGACAGGGAATGAACACAGACGCAGTTTCAAAAGATATCGTTCACGGATTTGAACGGCAGCTCATTCAGAAACAACTGGGAAACAATGACAGTGGAGATCGCGCTCGTAGCTGA
- a CDS encoding flagellar protein FlgN has protein sequence MTDTSSEISLLPQVVEAALEASSVQDLEQQPVLTPVVRAIQRLEDVIDTETRLLLEGGHPDLAEINSRKSRGLYDFNKAIKKAASLAEPATMKGLQPLLDSLKQKLEKNCEALQLHLRAVGELADLIRGALETQDADGTYSMQSARLGHAR, from the coding sequence ATGACTGACACAAGCTCCGAAATCAGCCTGCTGCCGCAAGTGGTGGAAGCAGCACTGGAGGCAAGCTCGGTTCAGGACCTGGAACAGCAGCCCGTACTCACGCCGGTCGTGCGTGCAATTCAGCGTCTTGAGGACGTCATTGATACTGAAACTCGTCTTCTGCTTGAAGGCGGTCATCCGGATCTCGCTGAGATTAATTCACGCAAGAGCCGTGGCCTGTATGACTTCAACAAAGCAATTAAAAAGGCTGCAAGCCTTGCTGAACCAGCGACGATGAAGGGATTGCAGCCATTGCTCGATAGCCTCAAGCAGAAACTTGAGAAGAATTGCGAAGCGCTGCAATTGCATCTGCGTGCTGTTGGCGAGCTGGCCGATCTTATTCGCGGTGCGCTTGAAACGCAGGATGCCGACGGCACTTACAGCATGCAGAGCGCAAGGCTCGGTCACGCAAGATGA
- a CDS encoding PilZ domain-containing protein, whose product MVRNKPSQERRREERQRTRLRSGKVIDLDGRFIIECQFCDIAPHGARLRITEVPNLPERFWLFDDHYARAILAQIVWREKREVGVQFTVDPSLPPLDDERLSQLAGKYYSL is encoded by the coding sequence ATGGTACGCAACAAGCCGTCTCAGGAACGACGTAGGGAGGAACGACAGCGTACACGGCTGCGGTCAGGAAAAGTTATCGATCTTGATGGTCGGTTCATTATCGAGTGCCAATTCTGCGACATTGCTCCACACGGCGCACGATTGAGAATAACCGAAGTTCCGAATCTTCCAGAGCGGTTCTGGCTTTTTGACGATCATTACGCGCGAGCAATTCTGGCGCAGATCGTCTGGCGTGAAAAACGTGAAGTCGGCGTTCAGTTTACCGTAGACCCTTCCCTGCCCCCTTTGGATGACGAACGTCTGAGCCAGCTGGCAGGAAAATACTATTCACTCTAA
- a CDS encoding transcriptional repressor, whose protein sequence is MSNHHHHNHASHDLTRNQTLVFNVLSKADGPLSAYTILDQLRDDGFRAPLQVYRALEKLLDFGMVHRLESLNAFVACAHPQCHQHGLIAFAICEQCGQVTEFSEPAIENLVSAWSLQSGFKSRKTTLELRGRCEKCGEH, encoded by the coding sequence ATGAGCAATCATCACCACCATAACCATGCATCGCACGATTTGACCCGCAATCAGACACTTGTTTTCAACGTGTTGTCCAAGGCGGATGGACCTCTCAGCGCCTATACGATCCTCGATCAGCTTCGCGATGACGGTTTCCGTGCGCCGCTGCAGGTCTATCGCGCACTTGAAAAGCTTCTTGATTTTGGGATGGTACATCGCCTTGAAAGTCTCAATGCTTTTGTTGCATGTGCCCATCCGCAATGCCACCAGCACGGACTGATTGCTTTCGCGATTTGCGAGCAATGCGGTCAGGTGACGGAGTTCTCCGAGCCGGCCATTGAAAACCTTGTCAGTGCATGGAGCCTCCAAAGCGGGTTCAAATCACGTAAAACCACGCTGGAACTGCGTGGTCGATGTGAAAAATGCGGTGAGCACTGA
- the znuB gene encoding zinc ABC transporter permease subunit ZnuB — MLDDFFTRALIAGVGLALTTGPLGCFIVWRRMAYFGDTMAHSALLGVALALIFDINLMIGVFAVSVMISAILLLLQRRHTLSADSLLGILSHATLSLGLVIVAFMTWVRIDLLSFLFGDLLAVSRIDIAFIYGGGILVLGVIAWLWRPLLAATVSEDIARAEGMNPAVSRIVFMLLLAIVIAIAMKIVGILLITSLLIIPAATARRFSSTPERMAILASLIGALGVIGGLYGSVEFDTPSGPSIVVATLAIFIFSLLPLHKGEASLKRTAGQ, encoded by the coding sequence ATGCTTGATGACTTTTTCACCCGCGCCCTTATTGCCGGTGTCGGTCTTGCACTGACCACGGGTCCGCTTGGCTGTTTCATTGTGTGGCGCCGCATGGCCTATTTTGGCGACACGATGGCCCACTCAGCGCTGCTGGGTGTGGCGCTGGCGCTGATCTTCGACATCAACCTAATGATCGGGGTTTTTGCCGTTTCCGTCATGATTTCGGCAATTCTTCTGCTTCTGCAGCGACGCCATACTTTGTCGGCAGATTCCCTGCTCGGCATTCTGTCCCATGCGACCTTGTCACTTGGTCTGGTAATCGTAGCCTTCATGACCTGGGTGCGTATCGATCTCCTCTCATTCCTTTTCGGCGATCTGCTTGCAGTTTCGCGGATCGACATTGCCTTTATCTATGGCGGCGGCATTCTCGTTCTGGGTGTCATTGCCTGGCTCTGGCGCCCATTGCTGGCCGCAACCGTCAGCGAGGACATTGCGCGTGCGGAAGGAATGAACCCTGCCGTCTCACGGATCGTCTTCATGCTGCTTCTGGCAATTGTGATTGCAATTGCGATGAAGATCGTCGGCATTTTGCTGATTACATCGCTTCTGATCATTCCCGCAGCGACTGCCCGGCGCTTTTCCTCCACACCAGAGAGAATGGCCATTCTAGCATCTCTGATTGGTGCGCTCGGCGTCATTGGCGGGCTATATGGTTCTGTCGAGTTCGACACGCCATCTGGCCCATCGATCGTCGTTGCTACCCTTGCTATTTTCATTTTCAGCCTCTTGCCCCTACATAAAGGAGAGGCATCACTGAAACGGACCGCTGGACAATGA
- a CDS encoding metal ABC transporter ATP-binding protein, whose amino-acid sequence MAQKTSLPANSKREPLIELKGAGVYRDGRWLVRNVDLSVHHGEIVTLIGPNGAGKSTTAKMALRVLKPDEGAIAHKSGLRIGYVPQKINIDRTMPLSVERLMTLTGPLGKSEIADALQAVGISHLLKAEIANLSGGEFQRALMARALARKPDIMVLDEPVQGVDFSGEAALYELIAKLRDDSGCGVLLISHDLHLVMAATDRVICLNGHVCCSGTPRDVTSSPEYTRLFGSRAVAPLAVYEHHHDHTHLPDGRVLHADGSVTDHCHADDGHHNDHDGHNHGGNGHEGHHHHEEKPHA is encoded by the coding sequence ATGGCCCAAAAGACCTCCCTCCCCGCAAATTCAAAGCGGGAACCATTGATAGAGCTGAAAGGCGCCGGCGTTTATCGCGACGGGCGATGGCTTGTGCGCAATGTCGACCTTAGCGTCCATCACGGCGAGATCGTTACGCTGATTGGACCGAACGGCGCGGGGAAAAGCACTACTGCCAAAATGGCTCTGCGCGTTTTGAAGCCCGATGAGGGCGCGATCGCCCATAAAAGCGGCCTTCGCATCGGCTATGTGCCGCAGAAGATCAATATTGATCGTACCATGCCGCTCTCAGTCGAGCGCCTGATGACACTGACTGGCCCCCTCGGCAAAAGTGAAATTGCGGATGCCCTTCAGGCGGTCGGCATTTCCCATCTCCTGAAAGCCGAAATTGCCAATCTTTCCGGTGGCGAGTTTCAGCGCGCCCTCATGGCGCGCGCTTTAGCACGCAAACCCGACATTATGGTATTGGATGAGCCGGTACAGGGCGTCGATTTTTCCGGTGAAGCCGCTCTTTACGAGCTGATTGCAAAATTGCGCGATGATTCCGGTTGCGGTGTCCTGCTGATTTCACACGATCTGCATCTGGTGATGGCAGCAACAGATCGCGTTATCTGCTTAAACGGCCATGTCTGTTGCAGTGGAACACCGCGCGATGTGACCTCAAGCCCCGAATATACGCGACTTTTCGGCAGCAGAGCGGTCGCTCCTCTTGCTGTCTATGAACATCACCACGATCATACCCACCTGCCCGATGGCCGCGTACTCCATGCCGATGGTTCTGTAACAGATCATTGCCATGCCGATGACGGCCATCATAACGACCATGATGGGCACAATCACGGTGGGAACGGGCACGAGGGCCACCATCATCATGAGGAGAAGCCACATGCTTGA
- the znuA gene encoding zinc ABC transporter substrate-binding protein ZnuA: MKHIRSLLMASAFMAAFGTVASAAEREGVVVSIKPLHSLVAAVMQGVGEPKLIVQGAGSEHSYSLKPSDAEAIEHAKVIFWAGPSMETFLDKPFDTLGEGAKVVALGEADGLTKLKFREGGPFEAHDHGGEEGEHAHNNDHEGHKHETHDHAREKKHDDHNHADEASEKADDHHHHGEFDLHFWLDPQNGKVLVGDIAKVLSENDPEHAAQYEKNAADYADKLDALTKDIDSELQPLKDKPFIVFHDAYQYFENRFGVKAAGSITVSPEKAPGAGRIKDIHEKIKSLGAVCVFSEPQFEPKLVNTVIDGTDAKTGTLDPLGAELKDGPDLYPQLIRNLADSLKSCLSK, from the coding sequence ATGAAACATATCCGCTCCCTGCTTATGGCATCTGCATTTATGGCGGCTTTCGGTACAGTGGCGTCAGCCGCTGAGCGCGAAGGCGTCGTTGTTTCCATCAAGCCGCTGCATTCGCTTGTCGCAGCAGTTATGCAGGGCGTGGGTGAGCCGAAGCTCATTGTTCAGGGCGCGGGCTCTGAGCATTCCTATAGTCTGAAGCCATCGGATGCCGAAGCCATTGAACATGCCAAGGTGATTTTCTGGGCCGGGCCTTCGATGGAAACGTTTCTCGACAAACCGTTCGACACATTGGGCGAGGGTGCCAAGGTTGTTGCACTTGGCGAAGCCGACGGGCTGACGAAGCTAAAGTTCCGTGAAGGTGGCCCATTTGAGGCACACGATCATGGCGGCGAGGAAGGCGAGCACGCGCATAACAATGACCATGAGGGCCACAAGCACGAAACTCATGACCATGCGCGTGAAAAAAAGCATGACGACCATAATCACGCCGATGAAGCATCAGAAAAAGCCGATGATCACCACCATCATGGCGAGTTTGATCTTCACTTCTGGCTTGATCCGCAGAACGGCAAGGTTCTCGTCGGTGATATCGCCAAGGTTCTGAGCGAAAACGATCCTGAACATGCCGCGCAATATGAAAAGAATGCTGCCGACTATGCCGACAAGCTTGATGCGCTGACCAAAGATATCGACAGCGAACTCCAACCACTAAAAGATAAACCGTTCATTGTCTTCCATGACGCATATCAGTATTTCGAGAATCGCTTTGGCGTGAAGGCTGCAGGCTCGATCACAGTGAGCCCTGAAAAGGCGCCGGGTGCTGGACGCATCAAGGATATTCACGAAAAGATCAAATCACTGGGCGCTGTTTGCGTGTTCTCCGAGCCGCAGTTTGAGCCAAAGCTGGTCAATACGGTTATCGATGGAACGGATGCGAAAACCGGCACGCTTGATCCGCTTGGCGCGGAATTGAAGGACGGCCCGGATCTCTATCCGCAGCTCATACGCAATCTGGCCGATTCCCTCAAGAGTTGCTTGTCGAAGTAA
- the zigA gene encoding zinc metallochaperone GTPase ZigA, translated as MKRLPVTVLSGFLGAGKTTLLNHVLNNRENRRVAVIVNDMSEINIDAALVREGGADLSRTEEQLVEMTNGCICCTLRDDLLKEVAQLAAQDRFDYLLIESTGISEPLPVAATFEFRDEKGESLSDLARLDTMVTVVDAANLLKDYSSNDFLRDRGESLGDEDERTLVDLLVEQIEFADVVILNKISTASAEEQDLARKVIRSLNPDAQIEEVDFGQVGLDAILNTRRFDFNRAHEHPLWYKELHGFNDHVPETEEYGVHSFVYRARRPFDPARFQAFIDKSWPGVVRAKGFFWLATRPDYVGELSQAGALVRTNKRGRWWSAVPRSYWPAEPEWHRAMQPYLDAEWGDRRQEIVFIGVDPMNRAAITAELDGCLVPEEVFKPESWLRLSDPFPSWSVAA; from the coding sequence ATGAAAAGGCTTCCCGTCACTGTACTCTCCGGCTTTCTCGGTGCAGGCAAAACCACACTTCTCAATCACGTTCTCAACAATCGCGAGAATCGCCGTGTTGCGGTGATCGTCAATGATATGAGCGAAATCAATATCGATGCGGCCCTTGTGCGCGAGGGCGGGGCAGACCTCTCCCGGACCGAGGAACAGCTCGTTGAAATGACCAATGGCTGCATTTGCTGCACTTTGCGAGATGATCTTTTGAAAGAGGTAGCCCAGCTCGCCGCTCAGGATCGCTTCGATTATCTGCTGATCGAATCGACTGGCATATCGGAGCCTCTGCCGGTGGCAGCAACCTTTGAGTTTCGTGATGAAAAAGGCGAAAGCCTGTCCGATCTGGCGCGCCTCGATACGATGGTAACGGTGGTTGATGCAGCCAATCTGCTGAAAGATTATTCTTCAAATGATTTTCTGCGCGACCGCGGTGAATCGCTGGGCGATGAGGATGAGCGTACGCTGGTCGACCTGCTGGTCGAACAGATTGAGTTCGCAGATGTTGTGATACTCAACAAGATTTCGACTGCGAGCGCGGAGGAGCAAGACCTTGCGCGCAAGGTGATCCGGTCGCTCAATCCCGATGCCCAAATTGAAGAAGTGGACTTCGGTCAGGTCGGACTTGATGCGATCCTCAATACACGACGCTTCGATTTCAATCGCGCTCATGAACATCCCCTTTGGTACAAAGAGCTTCACGGCTTTAACGATCATGTGCCTGAAACAGAAGAATATGGCGTGCACTCATTCGTCTATCGTGCGCGTCGTCCCTTCGATCCGGCCCGCTTTCAGGCCTTTATTGATAAGAGCTGGCCGGGTGTTGTCCGCGCCAAGGGTTTTTTCTGGCTGGCAACAAGGCCCGACTATGTTGGAGAGCTCAGCCAGGCCGGTGCGCTGGTCCGTACCAACAAACGTGGTCGCTGGTGGTCGGCAGTTCCGCGCAGCTATTGGCCGGCAGAACCGGAATGGCATCGTGCAATGCAACCCTATCTCGATGCAGAATGGGGTGATCGTCGGCAGGAGATCGTCTTTATCGGCGTCGATCCAATGAACAGGGCCGCAATTACCGCCGAGCTTGATGGCTGCCTGGTGCCAGAAGAAGTGTTCAAGCCGGAAAGTTGGCTGCGCCTGAGTGATCCGTTCCCGAGCTGGTCGGTCGCGGCGTAA
- a CDS encoding Rrf2 family transcriptional regulator, with amino-acid sequence MLTKKGKYGLKAMVHLAGVSNGQLISASEIAERHHIPRKFLDNIFIELRNAGFVLSRKGKGGGFCLARPASEIHIGNIIRALDGALAPIACASKTDYQPCDDCDETECEVRHMMLDVREAIANVLDHRTLADSRASEIAALSAE; translated from the coding sequence ATGCTAACCAAAAAAGGCAAATACGGCCTGAAAGCCATGGTTCATCTTGCCGGTGTGTCTAATGGGCAGCTAATTTCCGCAAGTGAGATTGCCGAGCGGCATCACATCCCACGCAAATTTCTCGATAACATCTTCATCGAACTACGCAATGCGGGCTTTGTGCTGAGTCGCAAAGGCAAGGGTGGCGGCTTTTGTCTGGCACGTCCCGCTAGTGAAATTCATATTGGCAATATTATCCGCGCATTGGACGGTGCGCTCGCACCCATCGCCTGCGCCAGCAAGACCGACTACCAGCCGTGCGATGACTGCGATGAGACCGAATGTGAAGTGCGGCACATGATGCTCGACGTGCGTGAAGCAATCGCCAATGTGCTCGACCATCGCACGCTTGCCGACAGCAGGGCTTCCGAAATCGCCGCGCTGTCGGCTGAGTAG
- a CDS encoding ATPase produces MHYYFGIDGGGSGCRAVLSNGNGAILGKGMAGPANIGADTANAILHIKEVAEQARLQADLPPSIYITSVAVLGLAGANSLTNHVAVYKELPFGRSSIVSDTVTALQGALGNGDGAIAILGTGSAFVKRTGDAVDVIGGRGFMLSDHAGGARLGRDLLEQTLLVSDGINDETELTRKTLGNFGDDARRITQFSRSATAGDYAAFAPMVFEFAAKGDPLGMKLVSDACIMIKRNLRALDIKALGRFSITGGLAASYGALDLLPYKEFYTPAKGDSLQGALALALQNDRDQAAATRK; encoded by the coding sequence ATGCATTACTACTTCGGAATCGACGGCGGTGGCAGCGGATGCCGCGCAGTGCTGTCCAATGGAAACGGAGCCATTCTCGGAAAGGGAATGGCTGGTCCTGCTAATATAGGTGCGGATACGGCAAATGCCATCCTGCATATAAAGGAAGTCGCCGAGCAGGCGCGCCTTCAGGCCGACTTACCTCCTTCTATATATATAACGAGCGTTGCCGTACTTGGCCTTGCCGGTGCGAACTCACTTACCAACCATGTCGCCGTTTATAAGGAACTGCCGTTTGGTAGAAGCAGTATCGTTTCCGATACGGTAACAGCTCTGCAGGGCGCACTTGGAAATGGTGACGGCGCCATTGCGATTCTCGGAACCGGCTCGGCATTTGTGAAAAGAACCGGCGACGCGGTCGATGTTATTGGCGGGCGCGGCTTTATGCTCAGCGATCACGCAGGCGGAGCCCGTCTTGGCCGTGATCTTCTTGAGCAGACGTTGCTGGTTTCAGATGGAATCAACGACGAAACGGAATTGACCCGAAAAACTCTCGGTAATTTTGGTGACGACGCAAGGCGGATCACGCAATTTTCCCGCTCGGCAACTGCCGGTGATTATGCGGCCTTCGCCCCCATGGTGTTTGAGTTTGCAGCGAAGGGCGACCCTCTCGGCATGAAACTTGTTTCTGATGCCTGCATCATGATCAAGCGGAACCTGCGTGCCTTAGATATCAAAGCTCTGGGGCGCTTCAGCATAACCGGCGGTTTGGCGGCATCTTATGGTGCGCTCGATTTGCTACCGTATAAGGAGTTTTATACCCCGGCAAAGGGCGACAGCTTGCAAGGCGCTTTAGCTCTGGCCTTACAAAATGACAGAGATCAAGCGGCTGCGACGCGAAAGTAA